The segment TGACACTGCTGTGTTGGTGTATTTGGTTTAGAGCTAGAACCATTTGTTGACTTATGTAGGTGAATGTTGAGTCAATCCTCTATTATTCTGAAGAATGTGATAAATCCCCATTAACCCACTCTTCACATCGTTGTGAACAGGGGCACATCACTTTCCACATTCTCACAAACCGAGTCATCTAAGGAGTGAATaagatatttaaaaaatagatatCCATCTTGATAAATTGACGGTCAAGGAGTCTTACGTGGACGACATTATACCTCGTCTATCATGAAAGACTTTGTGTGATCAAGTGAAAGGACTTTTACACATATTACATATTACACAagctattttttataataaataaataattatattaaattagttttaacatgaataaaatatttaataaattattaaaattttttataaagaatgattggtttataaattcttctaaaaTTTATGTCaacataaaaattcatataagttaaaatcttaaatatattcagtttttatcataattattttcaaaatcatttGCACGAACAGTTGTGAtatcaatttattttaatcaatcgaCGTTACAAGTGTGAATATTTTTCTTCCGACCACCATGTTTCAATCATGCAAAGCATAATGCaaaataatatttctttttaataaagAAAAGCATAATGCGttaataaagtcaaaaaaatcaaacaaggcGACGAAATTATATGGAAGCAAAAACCGCGTTGGATTGTGCGTGCTTGGTCACTACTACCAGTGCCTGCGTGACAGAAAGAAAACCAGCACCGCAACCACCAAGCGGagtagtgaagaagaaagaaagcctctctcttctctctctctgaGACACAAATAGATAAGGATCCTTATCAACCTTTCATCCCATATTTCCCTAActaactctttcttttccacaCGATTCCCGCCACAACACTAAACCCCACAATTTTCACCTcaattcattctttcatttccttCACAATCTCACATATTTCATTTATTCATTTCCAATTTTCATTCTATCAATTTTTTCGTATCCTCAATCCAACCATGGACGAATTCGGCGTATTAACCGAACGCTTCGGCTTGAAGCCGCAAGGTAAATCAGCTCCAATGGCTTCCTCCAAACGATCCACACCGACACCCGCCGCCAATTCCTCCTCCCGCTCATTCGGATCCCGTTCGCCACAAAACGGATCCGGATCCGGATCTCCTCAATATCCATCTTTCGATTTTGATTACGGTGTTTTCAACGGTAACAAAACGCAGCGTTCGGGTGGTTTTGACAATGGCATTGACGAGATCTTTGGTGGAAATGGAAACGGAAACGCCAGATCGAATGTCGGCAAGGGTGTTACTCTTGATGATGATCTGCTGTTCGGTGGTTCGAGTCAGTCGGTTTCGACTTCTTCGTCGTCgcaggtttatgtggatgatatattCGGTGGAGGGAATGAAAAAAGTGTTGGTGTTGATGATTTGCTAGGTAAGATTGGTGGATTGCATGCGACAGGCAGTAGAAGTTCGATGAATAAATCGCATGATTTTGATGATTTGATGGCGGGGTTTGGTGGTGGTGGCAGCGTTTCCAATAATGGGTATGGAATTTTGTCTTGAGTTTCTGAttgcttttgttcttttttaaatTGAGAGTTGATTCCAGAGTTTATGATGATTTGAATGATGTTAGTTTTTCTGGAATGTATGGTTGATTAGTTTAAAGGACTAACATGATATCTGTTTTATGAATTTGACTAGCTCTTACACATTCATAAATTCCGGAATTAATGCGAAGTAAATTTACCTGTTTTAATCAACTAAACTACTTTTaagttttaactcgtttttatttTTGCAATCACACAAGAATTCTATGCCTGTTAAAAAAGCAAGAAATTATGATACAGCAACAATAGCCAAGCAATTATGATGATATAAATTTTTAGTGATGAACTTATCGGCATACAGATACAGTACTCTGTACGGGTGGGAGGGTAGCTCATCTGGCTTGAAATTGTTGAGTTAAGGGTTAAAAGGAATTGGAGATACATGGTTCAATTTTGGCAAGGGTGTACATATATACTAACAGTTAACCATTGACAATCTTACATACTTATAGCAAGCTTTGGATGGTGTTAGAGAGAAACAAATCCATTGTGTAAGTTGGATATGGGCATTGAGTACTACTCTCTTAAGATGCATCGTAGATGCCGCAAATACTTTGACCTTGTTTATATTCTCATGATTTGAACAGGAATATTTGAGATGCACTCTGCTGTGCATGATGTCAACAGACAAATTTAGATCTAGGTTAATTATGAATTTGGTGCTGGTTTTTTCCTTCTTCATGTTTCCAGCCATGCTCAATTTGAATACCCAATCTCTGTGTCCTCTTTCTGAATGTGTTTAGAAATTCAGATGATTCTGAACTTGGATCCAGTAATCGTTCCTAGTAAGGTATATTTGAAGCTACCGATGCATGCTTCTTGATGTTAATATTATTCAGGAGTATCTTTGGTCATTCTTTCTACTTTATTTCTAAGTGCAATGGCATATTTTTCTATCTACAGTTGCTTTAAGTAGTTTATTGATTGATTGAATTTAAAACAACAGTATACATTTTTCTTACCTTTTTATTGATAGTTGCCATCCTTCTCCATAGTATGAATGTAACTTaatgtgttttttctttttctaggAAAGCAAGCATTGAGACGAAACTTCCTCCCAAACCAACCGCCACATCTCATGATGATCCATTTTTAGTATTTGAAACTTTAAGCACATCATCTTCAGGATCATTCCTGGACTCATTAGAACAAATGAGTAAGAATAGTTCTAAAGCTACAAGTGGCAGCTCCAGTCCCTCCCCATTATTGAGGCCTCCACCATCAGGGAATGCTTCAAACTCATGTAAAGATTCTTTCAAATACTCGAGCTAGAAGAAGTGAAAAGTCATATTTTTTATTACTGACTCTATGCGTTCTTCTGATATCATTTTTTGATGCAGTTAACAACTCAAATATATCATCATTAGATGAGCTTGAGAACTTTGCCATGGGCCGGGTGCAGAGTAATGCTAGTAGAAGGGCAAATACCAACACTGGTGAGATTAAGCAAAACTCAGCGGCTAAGATAAACAAAGATAAAGAATCTCCAGCTACAAAAGTGAATCAATCAAATGGTGCGGATGATCTTGAATCCTTTTTCAGCATGGGGTCTCGATCAAACAGTGTACCAAAGTCAAGGACAACAACTATggtaaaagttaaaaatataataaggTCTTGTTAACGAGTGCTCTAAAGACATTGGTTATGAAGTCCATAAAGGGAAAGTTTAACTTGAAAATACAAGTTGAACATTTCTCAATGTAATaaacttatttcttttgatttctTAAACAATGTCCTAAGGGAACTTGTTAGCATTCTCCATATAATAATATCAAAGATATTGCCACATTATATGACTATATTCAATTTTTTGGCCGATGCACTGTATAGGATCATATGTTCGATCGCCAAGTAAACAATAAAGAAAAACATGATGGATCACAAAGAGTGCCATCACGATCCCCAGCCAATGCAAAGAAATCTTCACCAACAACATCTTTTGATGACTTGTCATTGATATTTGGAGGTAAGTTGTTTATATTTACCGATTTCTATTACAGTGAAGTGATTTCATTGTCAACCtatcattttgttttctttttgttgCAAAAGCTTCCCCGTCATCGGAATTTGAGGAAATGGAAGGTGAAACTGAAGAAAGGAGAAAAGCGAGATTGGGACGTCATCAGAGAACACAAGAGCGAGCGGTGTGTATTATCTTGCTTGATTATCCAAATTTTATTATTAAGGGATGGGGACTCATTATTGCAATTTGAATGTCATATTTCTATCaacaatttttttgttgttgtgataCTTAATTTTCTAAATGATTGGATTGATGAATTTTAAGCTTAATGATCTATACAAAGACTCGACATAAGATATTTTAGCTAATTCATCTTTAATCTTGAACTCGAAGCACTTGTTACCTTAATAGGTTATTCTGGACACTGGCATTACAAATTTATATTTACATTATTTCTCATGGGATAATTTTGCTCTTTTGACTGTCATGGTTCCAGCTGAAAGCAGTTGCTGATATGAACCAGCGTGACCTTCAATCTAAGAGGGAGCAAGAAGAGAGACGTGTAAGCTTTTGTAGTGTTCTTATTTGGATCACGATTTATTTCCAAGGATAATCTAATTATAATTTCTCGAGttctttttaaattttgtatatttGTCAGATTTCTTAGTGCGGCATTTGATTTTAATTTGCAGCGAATAGCCGACACTGTGGATGTTCAGATAAAGAGGTGGGCTGCAGGGAAAGAAGGCAATATGCGGGCATTGCTGTCATCATTGCAAAATGTATGGTTTCTTATCATTATTGTTATAATTGTTAATACTTAATTTCACTTCAGGCTCTTGCATTGACCAATTTAACCCTATAGTCTGATTTGGATTCTTAATTTCTTATCATCATAATGTATTAGGGTTTTattgaaaaggaaatagaaacatCAGGTTGTTTTGTTTTCTATGTGCCAGATTGACAATTGAAACCTAGGCTCTGAATAGCTTTCACTTTGAATGCTTGGCCAGAACAGAAGGATTTAAAATCCAGTATAAAATATTTAAGAAATGGAAAATGAAGATATAATATAACATATATAAATGGAATTATTTGGAAGAAACTTTATTTTCAATTGATGTGTTGTGAGTTGTTAATCGTATTTATGTTTAAATCGTATGCAATTTTGTAAACCTACATGGTAGAATAAATGGAATATGTTGATTGAGTTGTTGACTGAAAGCTACATTAAGTTTTATTCTTGCTCGCCAATTCCAGCCATACATTTCTTCTGTTAAGGGGGTGAGAATTATTAATAACTTCTCAAAAATAAATGTACCTTTGATTGTGCTATCgtgcaatttattttttgtttactgGGTGCTTTTTCCTTGATAAATCTCTCTCCTCAGTCATTACTAATATCTCATTTAACATGAAGATAGTGTACCTTCTCACGTGTCTTTTGTTGCCTCTGTGataaatagtaatattttttttcttccatatcctgaaatatttgttttatttcacaCTTCTTACCTTTGAATTTATATTCAGGTTCTATCGGCAGATTGTGGGTGGCAACCAGTGTCTTTGACAGACATGATCACTTCTACTTCAGTGAAAAAAGTGTATAGAAAAGCCACATTATGTATTCACCCTGATAAAGTCCAACAGAAAGGTGCTAATCTTGAACAAAAATATACCGCAGAGAAGGTTTTTGACATCCTTAAGGTACCTTGTCCTATAGTAATTCTGAAAAATTGCTATGCTTTTAGCTAGAAATTCGTACTTTTTATTTATCCCTTTTCGTAAATGTCACAATTCTGAGCCACTGTTATGCAATACTGCATATAGTTCTATTGAGCTACTGCTAGCTTGATTTACACTAGTCACCACCATTTATCTGAACATATAACTCTCCCCTTCTACTGCTCAATCAATTTTTTATGAGGAAAATATTCAACTTGTCTCACATTTTTAATTGATACACAATATACCTGGGCGCGCCTTTTATATaattctattctttctgatcttgaAACAGGAAGCTTGGACTAAGTTTAACGCAGAAGAGCTTTCCTAAATCTGTCACTTGAGGTTATTGCCTCTTCCTAAATCTGTCACCTGAGGTCACCGTTAGTCAATGGATCCATCAATGACGTTCACCGCATTGGCTTGGGGCTATTCACATGCCTCGGTGATGCCCGATACATGTTTTTCTTGTGCAGTTAAAGATTATTACGCTGCACATATATATTACATGGTGTCATTTGGCTGCATATTCGTTGTCCTAATGATGTTGAATGCTCTAATGTAAGTTATCATAGTACATTATGTTATTTAACAGTTTAGACCGGCAACTTATATTTCAGTCAGCCTGATCAAATCGTGAAGGTTGGTgtatgtttggattggcggtgagATTGAAAGAATCATGATAAGCCGCAATTTTAGCATAAACTAGACTCTTGAATATCAACAAAACTATGCTGGTGCTGTGATTTTGATGAGCTCACTGCTTATCTAAacatacatttatttattttttgacggAAAATGCAAAGTTGCATACGGGAATGAGGATAATTCAATTATATACTtgtaattaggtttattttttaCGAATAGGAGTCTTTTAGgttgatgtttttatttgaaTTGGTGAGTTATGTCAAATGAATGCCatcgttttattttattttatttttgaaattcaaatagCTATAGCTATATACTAAGAAAGCCAAAGGGAAAAGAACAAAGACGAGAGACCATGACGCTTTGGGTATTCCACACTCTAGTATGCGAGTCTATACTTTTTCCAGCTTTAACAAGCTCTCTTTTGACCAAAAAAATGCTCTTTAGCAAGCTCTGTATATAACTTTTAACATAAGAGACTGAATTCAAGACAAATGTTTTCAACAATTTAAGATCACATTGGTAATACCTGCCACTGTCTGAATACTATTGAAACAATTCACAATTGCCACTGTATCACTTTCAGGGAAGCAGAAAACATTCTTTTGTGGCTATCTTCGGATGAAATCTGTCAAGTTCAGTAAAATTAATggatatttaaatatttgttaataCAGATTTAATGAATATTTAAATATTCATTAATTTATAGATATGAATATGGATTTGATAATATCTTATCCGTTGATATTTGTATTGGTTAATCGGTTAATGATtgtcaaaattatttaaatattattttgttgaatttaaaattattattattatttttgtgaaagataaaattattattattattattattattattattattattattattattattattattattttattgaatctAGTATAATTATGTGGCAGAAGAatgaataaaatgaaggtgatttattttattattattattatttaaaactatttgatataattttttagtagttctgtttttttaaaaagaaacatatttaaataatactccctcattttttttataagtttgGAGAAAAAATTTGTACTAAAATAtaagttgtttatttttttttatcatcctTAAGTATTTATTGTCAtattttctttcaattatttaaatttatcctTTCTTGCCATTAACAAAGGATAGTATtataaaattcttaataatttttcttataaatgatTATTTTTTCTAATACTCTATTTGTTCCAAGattaaaagatgttttgaaaaaaaaattgtcttactTTATAATCTTAatgtaacataattttttttaaaaatatcctcacatttttttattattattattattattattattattattattattattattattattattattattattattattattattattattcatgtttttaactttttaattttatttcatgtataattataattatgaggGAGATTATTGTAAAGTCATATGCTTTCTGTATCACAAATTACAATGAGTGatctatttgaaataaaaagtgtCTTAAAATGAATGATCAATTTCAacaaattaatttctttttttctttccattTGTACCGTTTAATTATTACTATTTTCGCCAAATTCTAATACATGATAATTG is part of the Vicia villosa cultivar HV-30 ecotype Madison, WI unplaced genomic scaffold, Vvil1.0 ctg.000287F_1_1, whole genome shotgun sequence genome and harbors:
- the LOC131626441 gene encoding auxilin-related protein 2-like, producing the protein MDEFGVLTERFGLKPQGKSAPMASSKRSTPTPAANSSSRSFGSRSPQNGSGSGSPQYPSFDFDYGVFNGNKTQRSGGFDNGIDEIFGGNGNGNARSNVGKGVTLDDDLLFGGSSQSVSTSSSSQVYVDDIFGGGNEKSVGVDDLLGKIGGLHATGSRSSMNKSHDFDDLMAGFGGGGSVSNNGKASIETKLPPKPTATSHDDPFLVFETLSTSSSGSFLDSLEQMSKNSSKATSGSSSPSPLLRPPPSGNASNSFNNSNISSLDELENFAMGRVQSNASRRANTNTGEIKQNSAAKINKDKESPATKVNQSNGADDLESFFSMGSRSNSVPKSRTTTMDHMFDRQVNNKEKHDGSQRVPSRSPANAKKSSPTTSFDDLSLIFGASPSSEFEEMEGETEERRKARLGRHQRTQERALKAVADMNQRDLQSKREQEERRRIADTVDVQIKRWAAGKEGNMRALLSSLQNVLSADCGWQPVSLTDMITSTSVKKVYRKATLCIHPDKVQQKGANLEQKYTAEKVFDILKEAWTKFNAEELS